A stretch of the Mesorhizobium huakuii genome encodes the following:
- a CDS encoding periplasmic heavy metal sensor — protein MSAARNLLIASVVLNVFLAGALAGGAVWIKSGKQGQGTSLEAAGGRLPDQQRTLFRKALREVRRESRDIILDGQQARREAADLLRQPVLDTTALSAALERARNADVTVRTRLEQRIVEFAATGSAEDRSVLAEGLARRSGTQPSTAPKKSP, from the coding sequence ATGAGCGCAGCCCGTAACCTCCTCATCGCCTCGGTGGTGCTGAATGTCTTCCTGGCCGGCGCGCTGGCCGGCGGGGCCGTCTGGATAAAAAGCGGCAAGCAGGGCCAGGGCACTTCGCTGGAGGCGGCCGGCGGCCGGCTTCCCGACCAGCAGCGCACGCTGTTCCGCAAGGCGCTGCGCGAGGTCAGGCGCGAATCCCGCGACATCATCCTCGACGGCCAGCAGGCCAGGCGCGAGGCGGCGGATTTGCTGCGGCAACCTGTCCTCGACACGACAGCTTTGTCGGCCGCTCTGGAGCGGGCCCGCAATGCCGACGTCACCGTACGCACGCGGCTGGAGCAGCGCATCGTCGAGTTCGCGGCGACGGGTTCCGCCGAGGATCGCAGCGTGCTGGCGGAGGGGCTCGCGAGACGCAGCGGGACGCAGCCGTCGACAGCGCCAAAAAAATCGCCGTGA
- a CDS encoding RNA polymerase sigma factor → MSADPDEELVRRVGAGDPAAVQTLVARKLPRILSLAVRMLGDAAEAEDVAQETFVRIWRHASSWRRGNARFDSWIHRVTLNLCYDRLRRRRELVTDDLPDMVDPAPLPDAREEPRRIEQALQAIAPRQREAIILVYYQEMSNIEAAATLEISVDALESLLSRGRRALHMILARDGVHD, encoded by the coding sequence ATGAGCGCCGATCCGGACGAGGAGCTGGTTCGTCGGGTCGGCGCTGGCGATCCCGCGGCGGTGCAGACGCTCGTCGCGCGCAAATTGCCGCGCATCCTTTCGCTTGCCGTGCGCATGCTGGGCGACGCGGCGGAGGCCGAGGACGTCGCGCAGGAAACCTTCGTGCGCATCTGGCGCCATGCCTCGAGCTGGCGTCGCGGCAACGCACGCTTCGACAGCTGGATCCACCGGGTGACGCTCAACCTTTGCTACGACCGGCTGCGCAGGCGCCGCGAGTTGGTGACCGACGATTTGCCGGATATGGTCGACCCTGCGCCGCTTCCCGATGCTCGCGAAGAGCCGCGGAGGATCGAGCAGGCCTTGCAGGCAATCGCGCCACGCCAGCGCGAGGCGATCATCCTGGTCTATTATCAGGAGATGTCCAACATAGAGGCGGCCGCGACACTCGAGATCAGCGTCGATGCGCTGGAGAGCCTGCTTTCGCGCGGCCGCCGGGCTTTGCACATGATCCTGGCCAGGGATGGCGTCCATGACTGA
- a CDS encoding EF-hand domain-containing protein: MIRRSILAAALSLLTVAALAQTATQPTAATSPGATPPAAAPATPKARSELTLAKFQKRREKAIMAADTDGDGKISLLEWEAFQAKRNVKGDAAKSFARIDSNHDGFIDRAELDAFFAKRFARLDKNGDGILTADEMPGHKSAPKPEQ; this comes from the coding sequence ATGATACGCCGTTCGATCCTTGCCGCTGCCTTGAGCCTGCTGACCGTTGCGGCTCTCGCCCAGACGGCGACGCAGCCCACTGCTGCCACGTCTCCTGGCGCCACGCCGCCGGCCGCCGCCCCCGCGACGCCAAAAGCCAGGTCGGAACTCACGCTGGCCAAGTTCCAGAAGCGGCGGGAGAAGGCGATCATGGCCGCCGACACGGATGGTGACGGCAAGATCAGCCTCCTGGAGTGGGAGGCCTTTCAGGCCAAGCGCAACGTCAAGGGCGACGCCGCCAAATCCTTCGCGCGCATCGATTCTAACCATGACGGCTTCATCGATCGCGCCGAACTCGATGCGTTCTTCGCCAAACGCTTTGCCAGACTGGACAAGAATGGCGACGGCATTCTTACGGCCGACGAGATGCCAGGCCACAAATCCGCTCCCAAGCCGGAGCAATGA
- a CDS encoding YodC family protein, with the protein MPNTFKTGDVVKLKSGGPKMTVSDGAASGMYLCHWFNREGDVWIPQHAGFKPDQLVAADPSA; encoded by the coding sequence ATGCCCAACACTTTCAAGACCGGAGACGTCGTCAAGCTGAAGTCGGGAGGGCCGAAGATGACGGTCAGCGACGGTGCCGCTTCCGGCATGTATCTCTGCCACTGGTTCAACCGCGAAGGCGATGTGTGGATCCCGCAGCATGCGGGCTTCAAACCGGACCAACTGGTGGCCGCCGACCCATCGGCGTAG
- a CDS encoding VOC family protein, with protein MALKRMDNVGIVVDDLEETIDFFRELGLEFEGRATIEGEWAGRVTGLGDQRVEIAMMRTPDGHSRLELSRFLTPPVVADHRNAPVNALGYLRVMFAVDDIDDALERLRKRGARLAGEVVQYKNVYRLCYIRGPGGLLIGLAQELS; from the coding sequence ATGGCGCTCAAACGGATGGACAATGTCGGAATCGTCGTCGATGACCTCGAAGAGACGATTGATTTCTTTCGCGAGCTCGGCCTTGAGTTCGAAGGAAGGGCCACAATCGAGGGAGAATGGGCCGGACGTGTCACCGGGCTGGGCGATCAGCGCGTCGAGATTGCCATGATGCGCACGCCGGACGGCCACAGCCGGCTCGAACTGTCCCGCTTCCTCACGCCGCCTGTGGTCGCTGATCACCGCAACGCCCCGGTCAACGCTCTGGGCTACCTCCGCGTCATGTTCGCCGTGGACGACATCGACGATGCGCTTGAAAGGCTCCGCAAGCGCGGCGCGCGGCTCGCAGGCGAAGTCGTCCAGTATAAAAACGTCTATCGGCTCTGCTACATCCGCGGGCCCGGAGGCCTTCTCATCGGCCTCGCCCAGGAACTCAGCTGA
- a CDS encoding class I SAM-dependent methyltransferase has product MVDFAKWYEGKEFSSDWTSNNFRVWSACLASMRDRPLNILEIGSWEGRSAIFFLEYCHLSRITCIDPFAGGQNEYVTLAGGFAQVERRFDANTASYGGRVTKLKSISSKALIDLQDQKRSYDLIYIDGAHDRDAVHVDSLLAWPLLKNGGTIIWDDYAWERQQPIETRPEEAINVFVASRRKEIKVLHVGHQIVAQKVDSGRFGIGSAINSVILSTLRMRRRPRFAKEAL; this is encoded by the coding sequence GTGGTCGATTTTGCTAAGTGGTACGAGGGGAAAGAATTTTCCTCCGATTGGACGTCTAATAATTTCCGTGTCTGGAGCGCTTGCCTTGCAAGTATGCGGGATCGACCTCTCAACATCTTGGAAATCGGATCTTGGGAAGGACGTTCCGCGATCTTTTTTCTTGAGTACTGCCATCTGTCGCGGATTACGTGCATCGATCCGTTCGCTGGAGGGCAGAACGAATACGTAACTTTGGCCGGCGGATTTGCCCAAGTAGAACGGCGCTTCGATGCCAACACGGCCTCGTATGGCGGACGCGTCACAAAGCTGAAGTCGATTTCCAGCAAGGCATTGATCGACCTGCAGGACCAAAAAAGATCTTACGACCTGATCTATATCGATGGTGCGCACGACCGGGACGCGGTTCACGTCGATTCCCTTCTGGCGTGGCCTCTACTCAAGAATGGCGGGACCATTATCTGGGACGATTACGCTTGGGAACGGCAACAACCGATCGAAACGAGGCCGGAAGAAGCCATCAATGTTTTCGTGGCTTCCAGACGCAAGGAAATTAAAGTTCTCCATGTCGGGCACCAAATCGTGGCTCAGAAAGTCGATAGCGGAAGGTTTGGTATCGGCTCCGCTATCAACTCTGTCATTTTGAGCACGCTCAGGATGCGACGGCGTCCGCGCTTCGCCAAAGAGGCTCTATAA